From one Agathobaculum sp. NTUH-O15-33 genomic stretch:
- a CDS encoding pyridoxal phosphate-dependent aminotransferase produces the protein MVSESMAALGKKRSTIREIFEYGNRRAAEVGRDNVFDFSLGNPNVPAPDSVRRAIEELAEADPVAAHGYTSAQGDAEVRRTLAESINRRFGAAYTGDCLYLTAGAAAALSAVFKALTCPGDEFILFAPYFPEYVCFLESGAGAKCVVVPPCETDFQIDFDALEARLSPRTKGVVVNSPNNPSGAVYSEKTLRRLAGLLRAKEAEYGHPIYLISDEPYREIVYDGAAVPFLPALYADTIVCYSYSKSLSLPGERIGYVLVPPEAADAGDLYAAVCGAGRVLGYVCAPSLFQRVAAKCAGETADLSVYEENRRLLYEGLTACGFSCVKPGGAFYMFPRSLEPDDVAFCERAKKYDLLLVPGADFGAPGHVRISYCVKTETIRRALPLFEKLAAEYR, from the coding sequence ATGGTATCAGAAAGCATGGCGGCGCTGGGCAAAAAGCGCTCGACCATTCGCGAGATTTTTGAATACGGCAACCGCCGCGCGGCCGAGGTGGGCCGCGACAATGTGTTTGATTTTTCACTCGGCAACCCCAATGTGCCCGCGCCCGATTCGGTGCGCCGCGCGATTGAGGAGCTGGCCGAGGCCGACCCGGTGGCGGCGCACGGCTATACCTCCGCGCAGGGCGACGCGGAGGTGCGGCGCACGCTCGCCGAATCGATCAACCGCCGGTTTGGCGCCGCCTACACCGGCGACTGCCTGTATCTGACGGCGGGGGCCGCCGCCGCGCTTTCGGCCGTTTTCAAGGCGCTTACCTGCCCGGGGGACGAATTTATCCTGTTCGCGCCCTATTTTCCGGAATATGTTTGTTTTCTGGAAAGCGGCGCGGGCGCGAAGTGCGTGGTCGTGCCGCCGTGCGAAACGGATTTTCAAATTGATTTCGACGCGCTGGAAGCGCGCCTGTCGCCGCGCACCAAGGGCGTGGTGGTCAATTCTCCGAACAACCCCTCGGGCGCGGTCTATTCGGAAAAAACGCTGCGGCGGCTCGCCGGTCTGCTGCGGGCCAAGGAAGCCGAATACGGCCACCCCATCTATCTGATCTCCGACGAGCCCTACCGCGAGATCGTGTACGACGGCGCGGCGGTGCCCTTCCTGCCCGCGCTGTACGCGGATACGATCGTTTGCTATTCCTACTCCAAATCGCTCTCGCTGCCCGGCGAGCGCATCGGCTATGTGCTGGTGCCGCCCGAAGCGGCGGACGCGGGCGATCTGTACGCCGCCGTTTGCGGCGCGGGCCGCGTGCTGGGCTACGTGTGCGCGCCCAGCCTGTTTCAGCGCGTCGCGGCAAAGTGCGCCGGGGAAACGGCCGATCTGAGCGTCTATGAGGAAAACCGCCGCCTGCTGTACGAGGGGCTCACCGCCTGCGGTTTTTCCTGCGTTAAGCCCGGCGGCGCGTTTTACATGTTCCCGCGCTCGCTCGAACCGGACGACGTCGCCTTCTGCGAACGCGCGAAAAAATACGACCTGCTGCTCGTGCCCGGCGCCGACTTCGGCGCGCCCGGTCATGTGCGCATTTCCTACTGCGTCAAAACCGAAACGATCCGCCGCGCGCTGCCCCTGTTTGAAAAGCTCGCCGCGGAGTACCGTTGA
- a CDS encoding Fur family transcriptional regulator codes for MQTRNTVQRQIVLRTVQSMHDHPTAETIYEVVAKEHPSISKATVYRNLNQLAAQGAVRRVPIPSGADRFDFNVCDHYHVRCTGCGAVFDVQMPYLNDLIGQVEDASGVQVDRYDILFEGVCAACRGE; via the coding sequence ATGCAAACCAGAAATACTGTTCAGCGGCAAATTGTGCTGCGCACTGTGCAAAGCATGCACGACCATCCGACCGCGGAAACGATTTACGAGGTCGTCGCCAAGGAACATCCCTCGATCAGCAAAGCCACGGTTTACCGTAATTTAAACCAGCTTGCCGCGCAGGGCGCCGTGCGCCGCGTGCCGATTCCTTCGGGCGCGGACCGGTTCGACTTCAATGTGTGCGACCACTACCATGTCCGCTGCACGGGGTGCGGCGCGGTGTTCGATGTACAGATGCCGTATCTGAACGACCTGATCGGACAGGTCGAGGACGCTTCCGGCGTTCAGGTGGACCGGTACGATATTTTATTTGAAGGCGTATGCGCCGCGTGCCGCGGGGAATAA
- a CDS encoding nucleotidyltransferase family protein produces MRKHIIYLAAGSSRRFGENKLLRRMRGGCEMYRYGLEMLYHTACVREDTTLTVVTRYSAIWLETRIMPHLRTVMCHESEKGLSYTIRAGLDALGPLPPEDFVVFAVADQPFLSNTTVHNLLDAAAPGVEAAAATCGKRRGNPVMFSAALVPELYALTGDQGGREVLRRHPYVSVPVLSGRELCDIDTPEAMKLLR; encoded by the coding sequence ATGCGTAAGCATATCATATATTTAGCCGCCGGAAGCAGCCGCCGCTTTGGCGAAAACAAGCTGCTGCGCAGGATGCGGGGCGGCTGCGAGATGTACAGGTACGGGCTGGAAATGCTCTACCATACCGCCTGTGTGCGGGAGGATACGACGCTTACCGTCGTTACGCGCTATTCCGCGATTTGGCTCGAAACGCGCATCATGCCTCACCTGCGCACCGTGATGTGCCACGAGAGCGAAAAGGGGCTTTCTTATACCATCCGCGCGGGGCTGGACGCGCTGGGGCCGCTGCCGCCGGAGGATTTCGTGGTATTTGCCGTGGCCGACCAGCCGTTCCTGAGCAACACGACCGTCCATAACCTGCTGGACGCGGCCGCGCCCGGCGTGGAGGCGGCCGCGGCGACCTGCGGCAAACGGCGCGGCAACCCGGTGATGTTCTCCGCCGCGCTGGTGCCCGAGCTTTACGCGCTCACGGGCGATCAGGGCGGGCGCGAGGTGCTGCGCCGGCACCCCTATGTTTCCGTTCCGGTGCTAAGCGGCAGGGAGCTGTGCGATATCGACACGCCCGAAGCGATGAAGCTCCTGCGATAG
- the rbr gene encoding rubrerythrin, which produces MANLKGSKTEANLQTAFAGESMARNKYTYFASKAKKDGYVQIANIFEETANNEKEHAKMWFKLLNGGIDDTETNLKAAAEGENYEWTDMYATFAKEAHEEGFEDIAFLFEGVARIEKEHEERYLKLLSNVQNKLVFSKDGDAIWQCSNCGHIVVGKEAPQVCPVCAHPQAYFQVKAENY; this is translated from the coding sequence ATGGCAAATTTAAAGGGCAGCAAGACGGAGGCCAATCTCCAGACCGCGTTCGCGGGTGAATCCATGGCGCGCAATAAGTATACCTACTTTGCATCCAAGGCGAAGAAGGACGGTTACGTTCAGATCGCTAATATTTTTGAAGAGACCGCAAACAACGAGAAGGAACACGCCAAGATGTGGTTCAAGCTGCTCAACGGCGGCATCGACGACACCGAGACCAACCTGAAGGCCGCCGCCGAGGGCGAGAACTACGAATGGACCGACATGTACGCTACCTTCGCCAAGGAAGCGCACGAGGAAGGCTTTGAGGACATCGCGTTCCTGTTCGAGGGCGTTGCCCGCATCGAGAAGGAGCACGAGGAGCGCTACCTCAAGCTGCTGAGCAATGTGCAGAACAAGCTGGTCTTCTCCAAGGACGGCGACGCGATCTGGCAGTGCTCCAACTGCGGCCACATCGTGGTAGGCAAGGAAGCGCCGCAGGTTTGCCCGGTTTGCGCGCATCCGCAGGCGTATTTTCAGGTCAAGGCCGAGAATTATTAA